Proteins encoded together in one Epinephelus moara isolate mb chromosome 2, YSFRI_EMoa_1.0, whole genome shotgun sequence window:
- the il4i1 gene encoding L-amino-acid oxidase: protein MIPHMALCKFFPLVLVGVVVFAVSGIFGDPLYDCLQDTDYSELLDIVDRGLPAAKTPRHVAIIGGGIAGLTAAKFLEDAGHKVTIIEASNRIGGRVETFRNIKEGWYAEVGAMRIPSFHKILLSFASKLQIPLNPFIQDDINTYFLVNGLLHKTYTVENNPAVLNYSLNQRERGKSAAQLFSEALWKVRDDVKAIGCSAMLDKYDSYTVKEYLVKEGNLSRGALRMIGDILNENSLFYTSLIEMLYIQADISDSVEYFEVTDGFDHLPKAFFQMLNATILLNSKVKLINQTGGSNVTITYQDWRNSGSLTNLTVDYALVTASAKATVFIDFQPPLSGDKMEALRSVHYASSTKVVLSFRERFWEKEGIRGGKSITDRPARFIYYPSHSFPGTAAGALLASYTCSDDSTLFQGLSEVELMAVVLEDLVKIHGEHIRPLCTGGLVKKWGLDPYSLGAFALFTPYQQGHYARELFQREGRVHFAGEHTAMPHGWIETAMKSALRAAKNINSLTV, encoded by the exons ATGATCCCTCACATGGCTCTGTGCAAGTTCT TTCCTCTGGTTCTCGTCGGGGTTGTGGTGTTTGCTGTGAGTGGGATCTTTGGAGACCCTCTGTACGACTGCCTCCAAGACACCGACTACAGTGAGCTCCTCGACATCGTGGATAGAGGACTTCCTGCCGCTAAGACACCGCGCCATGTAGCAATCATCGGCGGGGGCATCGCTGGACTGACCGCTGCAAAGTTTTTAGAAGATGCTGGACATAAG GTGACCATAATAGAAGCCAGTAACCGTATTGGGGGACGTGTGGAGACCTTCAGGAACATTAAAGAAGGCTGGTATGCAGAAGTGGGCGCCATGAGGATCCCCAGCTTTCATAA AATTCTGCTTTCCTTTGCCTCCAAATTACAAATTCCCCTGAACCCATTCATCCAAGACGACATCAACACCTACTTTTTGGTGAATGGATTGCTACATAAAACCTATACTGTGGAAAACAACCCTGCTGTGCTCAACTACAGCCTGAACCAAAGGGAGAGGGGGAAGTCAGCTGCTCAGCTCTTCAGTGAGGCGCTCTGGAAG GTGAGGGATGACGTCAAGGCGATCGGCTGCAGTGCCATGTTGGATAAATATGATTCCTACACAGTGAAg GAATATCTGGTGAAGGAGGGCAACCTGAGCCGAGGTGCCTTGAGGATGATCGGGGACATCCTGAATGAAAACAGCCTCTTCTACACGTCACTGATAGAGATGCTGTACATACAGGCGGACATCAGCGACAGTGTTGA gtATTTTGAAGTGACAGATGGTTTCGACCACCTCCCGAAGGCTTTCTTTCAGATGTTAAACGCCACGATCCTCCTCAATTCCAAGGTCAAGCTCATCAACCAAACAGGTGGCAGCAATGTGACGATAACGTACCAGGACTGGCGTAATTCAGGCTCCCTGACCAACCTAACAGTGGACTATGCCCTGGTTACAGCCTCAGCCAAGGCCACTGTCTTCATTGACTTCCAGCCCCCTCTCTCCGGGGACAAGATGGAGGCCCTGCGCTCAGTTCATTACGCCAGCTCCACCAAGGTGGTGCTCAGCTTCAGGGAGCGGTTCTGGGAGAAAGAGGGCATCAGAGGAGGGAAGAGCATCACAGACAGGCCAGCTCGCTTCATCTACTACCCCAGCCACAGCTTCCCCGGTACAGCTGCAGGGGCCCTCCTGGCGTCCTACACCTGCTCTGATGACTCCACCCTCTTCCAAGGGCTGAGCGAGGTGGAGCTGATGGCCGTGGTCCTGGAGGACTTGGTGAAGATCCAcggagagcacatcaggcctCTGTGCACAGGGGGGCTGGTGAAGAAGTGGGGCTTGGATCCTTACAGTCTGGGAGCCTTCGCCCTGTTTACGCCCTATCAGCAGGGACACTACGCCAGAGAACTGTTCCAGAGGGAGGGACGGGTGCACTTTGCAGGAGAACACACAGCAATGCCACATGGGTGGATTGAGACTGCCATGAAGTCTGCACTCAGGGCAGCTAAAAATATTAACAGCCTTACAGTTTAG
- the timm8b gene encoding mitochondrial import inner membrane translocase subunit Tim8 B, with the protein MDNFDNFSASEKAEATELQRMIAIEQQKAQFQAQVHTFTDVCWDKCVDSPGSKLDYRTETCLVSCVERFIDTTLTITNRFTQMVQKGAH; encoded by the exons ATGGACAATTTTGATAACTTCAGTGCGTCGGAGAAAGCAGAGGCGACGGAGCTCCAGCGTATGATCGCGATAGAGCAACAGAAAGCGCAGTTCCAGGCCCAG GTGCACACTTTCACTGACGTTTGCTGGGACAAGTGTGTGGACAGCCCGGGCTCGAAGCTGGACTACCGCACAGAGACGTGCCTGGTGAGCTGCGTGGAGCGATTCATTGACACCACCCTGACCATCACCAACCGCTTCACACAGATGGTGCAGAAGGGCGCTCATTGA